A genome region from Dickeya chrysanthemi NCPPB 402 includes the following:
- a CDS encoding aldose 1-epimerase family protein: MKNVLAMSIALALVSWQASAQTFVLTDVESSTEKGNWQISSDALKIKDQRFSIEQKVLHGGRQEGSKILTITSPNGLQITLSPTRGMDLLHVTGKNIRLGWDSPVDEVVNPNTITLEGRNGVGWLEGFNEMMVRCGYEWTGHPVTSDGMIYTLHGRAGNTPASKVMVDVSDKAPYTITVRGLLKENSFKKSNLETWTELRYVPGSESFTIHDVLTNKSDYARDYQIIYHSNFGTPILEEGARFLAPVKEISPFNDYAKAGLKSWQTYKGPTKGFDEMVFNMTPYADKDGKTLAALVNRAGDKGVSIAFDTHQLPLLTLWKNTDTLKQGYVTGIEPGTSYAYPVTIERQQGRVKKLQPGQSTIFELTYSLLSSPAAVQQTEQKVKAIQGDRTTTLTEKPIAVE; this comes from the coding sequence ATGAAAAATGTACTGGCAATGAGTATCGCTTTGGCGCTGGTTTCCTGGCAGGCATCGGCTCAAACTTTCGTGCTGACGGACGTTGAAAGCAGCACCGAGAAAGGCAACTGGCAGATCAGCAGCGATGCGCTGAAGATCAAGGATCAGCGCTTCAGCATCGAGCAGAAAGTGCTGCACGGCGGGCGTCAGGAAGGCAGTAAAATTCTCACCATCACCAGTCCGAACGGGCTGCAAATTACCCTCAGCCCGACGCGCGGCATGGATTTACTGCATGTCACCGGCAAAAACATCCGACTGGGCTGGGATTCCCCGGTGGATGAGGTGGTCAACCCGAATACCATCACACTGGAAGGCCGCAACGGGGTGGGCTGGCTGGAAGGTTTCAATGAAATGATGGTGCGCTGCGGCTATGAGTGGACCGGCCATCCGGTCACCAGCGACGGCATGATTTACACCCTGCACGGCCGCGCCGGCAATACGCCGGCGTCAAAAGTGATGGTGGATGTCAGCGATAAAGCGCCGTACACCATCACGGTGCGCGGTTTGCTGAAGGAAAACAGTTTTAAGAAATCCAACCTCGAAACCTGGACTGAACTGCGTTACGTGCCGGGCAGTGAGTCGTTTACCATTCATGACGTGCTGACCAATAAGTCGGATTACGCGCGCGACTACCAGATTATCTATCACAGCAACTTCGGCACCCCGATTCTGGAAGAGGGCGCGCGTTTCCTGGCACCGGTAAAAGAGATTTCGCCGTTCAATGACTACGCCAAAGCCGGTCTGAAAAGCTGGCAAACCTATAAAGGGCCGACCAAAGGCTTCGACGAGATGGTGTTTAACATGACGCCGTACGCGGATAAAGACGGTAAGACGCTGGCCGCGCTGGTGAATCGCGCCGGCGACAAAGGGGTGTCCATCGCCTTTGATACCCATCAGTTGCCGCTGCTGACGCTGTGGAAAAACACTGATACCCTGAAACAGGGCTACGTCACCGGCATCGAGCCAGGCACCAGCTACGCCTACCCAGTCACCATTGAACGCCAGCAAGGGCGGGTGAAGAAACTGCAACCCGGCCAAAGCACCATTTTCGAGCTGACCTACAGTCTGTTAAGCAGCCCGGCGGCGGTACAACAAACCGAGCAGAAAGTGAAAGCGATTCAGGGCGACCGCACTACCACGCTGACTGAGAAACCGATCGCGGTAGAGTAA
- the ghrB gene encoding glyoxylate/hydroxypyruvate reductase GhrB: MKPEVILYKSIPDDLRNKLEQHFTVSMFDGLPPADHPVLARTEGLIGAGHTVSRDYLSHLPKLRAVSTVSVGYDNIDLAALNEKKALLMHTPTVLTETVADTVLTLMLMTARRAMESAERVKAGEWTRNIGEEWFGIDVHHKTIGILGMGRIGLAVAQRAHFGFGMPVIYHARRRHEAADTRFNACHCDLDTLLAESDFLCITLPLTPETHHLIGKAQLAKMKSSAILINIGRGPVVDEQALIEALTEGTLHAAGLDVFEKEPLSVDSPLLKLPNVVALPHIGSATHETRYNMAACAVDNLIAALSGNVKENCVNPDVLK; encoded by the coding sequence ATGAAACCTGAAGTGATTCTCTACAAAAGCATCCCTGACGATTTACGCAACAAGCTGGAACAGCACTTTACCGTCTCGATGTTTGATGGCCTGCCGCCTGCCGACCATCCGGTATTGGCGCGTACCGAAGGGTTGATCGGGGCCGGGCATACCGTCAGCCGGGACTATCTGTCTCACCTGCCAAAACTACGGGCGGTGTCTACCGTGTCGGTGGGTTACGACAACATTGACCTTGCTGCGCTGAACGAGAAGAAAGCGTTGCTGATGCATACCCCAACGGTACTAACCGAAACGGTGGCGGATACCGTGTTGACGCTGATGTTGATGACTGCCCGCCGGGCGATGGAATCCGCCGAACGGGTGAAAGCCGGTGAGTGGACGCGCAACATCGGTGAAGAGTGGTTCGGCATTGATGTTCACCACAAAACCATCGGCATTCTGGGGATGGGGCGCATCGGTCTGGCGGTGGCGCAACGGGCGCACTTTGGCTTCGGCATGCCGGTTATCTACCACGCTCGTCGACGTCATGAGGCGGCGGACACCCGTTTCAACGCCTGCCACTGCGATCTCGATACCCTGCTGGCGGAGTCGGATTTTCTGTGCATTACCCTGCCGCTGACGCCGGAAACCCATCACCTGATCGGTAAAGCGCAACTGGCGAAGATGAAATCCAGCGCCATTCTGATCAACATCGGTCGCGGCCCGGTGGTGGATGAACAGGCGCTGATCGAGGCATTGACTGAGGGTACTCTGCACGCCGCCGGTCTGGATGTGTTCGAGAAAGAGCCGCTATCGGTGGACTCACCGCTGCTGAAGTTGCCCAATGTGGTCGCGCTGCCGCACATCGGCTCGGCCACCCATGAAACCCGCTACAACATGGCGGCCTGCGCGGTGGATAACCTGATCGCCGCCCTGAGCGGCAACGTTAAAGAAAACTGCGTTAATCCGGACGTGCTGAAGTAA